A genome region from Anopheles stephensi strain Indian chromosome 2, UCI_ANSTEP_V1.0, whole genome shotgun sequence includes the following:
- the LOC118503953 gene encoding uncharacterized protein LOC118503953, protein MSATMRTTLQTVPESLPADHITNSGAPVQCAAQMEPKSHSHSNSAGNKSIRSSTSRL, encoded by the coding sequence ATGTCGGCCACGATGCGAACCACACTGCAGACGGTGCCGGAGTCGCTGCCGGCCGATCACATCACCAACAGTGGCGCCCCGGTGCAGTGTGCCGCCCAGATGGAACCGAAATCGCACTCGCACAGCAACTCGGCCGGCAACAAATCGATCCGCTCGTCCACCAGCCGG